In one Phoenix dactylifera cultivar Barhee BC4 unplaced genomic scaffold, palm_55x_up_171113_PBpolish2nd_filt_p 001621F, whole genome shotgun sequence genomic region, the following are encoded:
- the LOC120108892 gene encoding uncharacterized protein LOC120108892, translating to MTLFSVLAVPSFKNASGPGSGEVDCAEDIEGQPAKAAEAEMDPRTRQSCTEVHEHDHSQAETSCGGGAERPMALMLQTVLEEASQYHNHTGNNPLDQQRDFPAATTGRGAPETAEVHTAININSEAVW from the exons ATGACCCTGTTCTCCGTTCTCGCCGTCCCCTCCTTCAAGAACGCAAGTGGCCCCGGAAGCGGCGAG GTGGACTGCGCCGAAGACATCGAGGGCCAGCCGGCGAAAGCGGCGGAAGCCGAGATGGATCCCAGAACCCGGCAGAGCTGCACTGAAGTCCATGAG CACGATCATTCACAAGCTGAAACATCTTGTGGCGGAGGAGCTGAGCGCCCCATGGCTCTTATGCTTCAGACCGTTCTTGAAGAGGCGAGTCAGTACCATAATCACACCGGCAACAATCCATTAGATCAA CAGCGAGATTTTCCTGCAGCAACCACTGGTAGAGGTGCGCCCGAAACAGCCGAAGTTCATACAGCAATCAATATAAATTCAGAGGCGGTATGGTGA